The following are from one region of the Pseudomonas putida genome:
- a CDS encoding disulfide bond formation protein B produces the protein MNEQTSRLNRERRFLVLLGLICISLIGGALYMQIVLGEAPCPLCILQRYALLFIAVFAFIAAAMPGRRSLTFFEALVVLSAIGGIVAAGNHVYILANPMVSCGIDTLQPIVDDLPLAKLWPLVFRVDGFCSTPYPPILGLSLAQWALVAFVLTAVLVPLGIYRNRRRA, from the coding sequence ATGAACGAACAAACATCGCGCCTGAATCGGGAACGGCGCTTTCTGGTGCTGTTGGGCCTGATCTGCATTTCGCTGATCGGCGGCGCCCTCTACATGCAGATCGTCCTGGGCGAGGCTCCCTGCCCGTTGTGCATCCTGCAGCGTTATGCGCTGCTGTTCATCGCCGTGTTCGCCTTCATTGCCGCGGCGATGCCCGGGCGCCGCAGCCTGACCTTCTTCGAGGCACTGGTGGTGCTCAGCGCCATTGGCGGAATCGTTGCGGCCGGCAACCATGTGTATATACTCGCCAACCCCATGGTCAGTTGCGGCATCGACACCCTGCAGCCGATCGTGGACGATCTCCCGCTGGCCAAGCTCTGGCCGCTGGTGTTCCGGGTCGACGGCTTCTGCAGCACGCCGTACCCACCGATCCTCGGGTTGTCGCTGGCTCAATGGGCGTTGGTGGCGTTTGTCCTGACGGCCGTGCTGGTTCCGCTCGGTATCTATCGCAACCGACGCAGGGCTTAG
- a CDS encoding IS3 family transposase, giving the protein MQLHAESRGSAGARMLSEHLKAQQLKVGRYLAGRLMQEANLASRQRRRHQYRSRGVEAFVAKNLLERNFEPTAINQVWLR; this is encoded by the coding sequence GTGCAATTGCACGCTGAAAGCCGTGGAAGCGCAGGCGCAAGGATGCTCTCTGAGCACTTGAAAGCCCAGCAACTGAAGGTAGGTCGGTATCTGGCCGGAAGACTCATGCAGGAAGCAAATCTGGCCAGCAGACAGCGCCGTCGGCATCAGTATCGCTCCAGAGGAGTCGAGGCATTCGTGGCTAAGAACCTGCTCGAACGTAACTTCGAGCCTACTGCGATCAACCAAGTCTGGTTGCGGTGA
- the cyoD gene encoding cytochrome o ubiquinol oxidase subunit IV — translation MANAHDTHHEGNHGSVKSYMIGFILSIILTAIPFGLAMSPSLPKNLTVLIIVAMAVIQVVVHLVYFLHMDRSKEQRNNVSTFLFTTLVIALLVGLSLWIMFSIHFEMLAK, via the coding sequence ATGGCTAACGCACACGACACTCATCACGAAGGTAACCACGGCAGCGTCAAGTCGTACATGATCGGCTTCATCCTGTCGATCATCCTGACTGCGATCCCGTTCGGCCTGGCCATGTCGCCAAGCCTGCCGAAGAACCTGACCGTTCTGATCATTGTTGCCATGGCCGTGATCCAGGTAGTCGTACACCTCGTGTACTTCCTGCACATGGACCGCTCGAAAGAGCAACGCAACAACGTTTCGACGTTCCTGTTCACCACTCTGGTGATCGCTCTGCTTGTCGGCCTGTCGCTGTGGATCATGTTCAGCATCCACTTCGAAATGTTGGCCAAGTGA
- a CDS encoding YkgJ family cysteine cluster protein encodes MSEYNPCLDCGACCGYFRVSFFWGECQSAGGVVPDDLVVQINPTRVAMIGTDAKPCRCVSLAGEIGKEVACTIYANRSSPCREFEASWVGGVHNPSCDDARAAYGLPPLTPPEANEPHWPDDGAEVA; translated from the coding sequence ATGTCCGAATATAACCCTTGCCTTGACTGCGGCGCCTGCTGCGGGTACTTCCGTGTGTCCTTCTTCTGGGGCGAATGCCAGTCTGCCGGGGGCGTTGTGCCGGACGACCTGGTGGTACAGATCAACCCCACCCGCGTTGCCATGATCGGCACCGATGCCAAGCCCTGCCGCTGTGTCAGCCTTGCTGGCGAGATCGGCAAAGAGGTGGCTTGTACCATTTATGCCAACCGTTCCAGCCCCTGCCGCGAGTTCGAGGCGTCGTGGGTGGGTGGGGTGCATAACCCCAGCTGCGACGATGCGCGGGCGGCGTATGGGCTGCCACCGCTGACCCCGCCAGAGGCCAACGAGCCGCATTGGCCGGATGATGGGGCTGAGGTGGCCTGA
- the cyoA gene encoding ubiquinol oxidase subunit II, whose translation MSKKRYPRLFGILPFLGMLLLSGCNWTLLDPKGQVGIEQKNLILIATGLMLLVVIPVIIMTVVFAWKYRASNKAATYTPDWSHSTKIEAAVWIIPILIIIALGYFTYHSTHKLDPYRPLDSDVKPVQIDVVALDWKWLFIYPEQGIATVNKIVFPANTPVNFRVTSDAVMNSFFIPGLGGQIYAMAGMTTKLHLIANENGEFDGISANYSGAGFTGMKFKATATSQEDFDKWVAEVKQSPKKLDKAEYDALAKPSENNPVALYSEASPDQFQLIVDKYEGMNRGRPSHEEAGSKDLATTKGVESSMQPAAGAEE comes from the coding sequence ATGAGTAAAAAGCGTTACCCCAGACTGTTTGGCATATTGCCCTTTTTAGGCATGCTTTTACTCAGTGGGTGCAACTGGACCCTGCTCGACCCGAAGGGCCAGGTCGGCATTGAGCAAAAGAACCTGATCCTGATCGCTACCGGCCTGATGCTGCTGGTGGTGATTCCGGTCATCATCATGACCGTGGTTTTCGCCTGGAAGTACCGTGCTTCCAACAAGGCCGCCACCTACACCCCAGACTGGTCGCACTCGACCAAGATCGAAGCCGCGGTGTGGATCATCCCGATCCTGATCATCATCGCCCTGGGCTACTTCACCTACCACTCCACCCACAAGCTGGACCCGTACCGTCCGCTGGATTCCGACGTGAAGCCAGTGCAGATCGACGTGGTCGCACTGGACTGGAAGTGGCTGTTCATCTACCCGGAGCAGGGCATTGCCACGGTCAACAAGATCGTCTTCCCGGCTAACACTCCGGTCAACTTCCGCGTCACTTCCGACGCCGTGATGAACTCGTTCTTCATCCCGGGCCTGGGCGGCCAGATCTACGCCATGGCCGGCATGACCACCAAGCTGCACCTGATCGCCAACGAAAACGGCGAGTTCGACGGTATCAGCGCCAACTACAGCGGTGCTGGCTTCACCGGCATGAAATTCAAGGCTACTGCCACCTCCCAGGAAGACTTCGACAAGTGGGTCGCCGAGGTCAAGCAGTCGCCGAAGAAGCTGGACAAGGCCGAATACGACGCCTTGGCCAAACCAAGCGAAAACAACCCGGTCGCGCTGTACAGCGAGGCTTCGCCTGACCAGTTCCAGCTGATCGTCGACAAGTACGAAGGCATGAACCGCGGTCGTCCGAGCCACGAAGAAGCAGGCAGCAAAGATCTGGCCACTACCAAGGGTGTGGAATCGAGTATGCAACCAGCTGCCGGTGCAGAGGAGTAA
- the hmpA gene encoding NO-inducible flavohemoprotein → MLNAEQRAIIKATVPLLESGGEALTTHFYKMMLSEYPQVRPLFNQAHQASGDQPRALANGVLMYARHIDQLEQLGGLVGQIINKHVALQILPEHYPIVGSCLLRAIEEVLGKEIATPAVIDAWGAAYGQLADILIGAEENLYKQKEEAEGGWRGTREFRLVRREQESSEIVSFYFAPVDGKPVLKAEPGQYIGLKLDIDGAEQRRNYSLSALCDGKEYRISVKREAGGKVSNYLHDVLALGDTLQLFPPAGDFTLAASDKPLVLISGGVGITPTLPMLQAALQTQREVHFIHCARNGAVHAFRDWIDELAARHPQLKRFYCYAEPQGGAAADAVGLLSEDLLAEWLPQARDVDAYFLGPKGFMAAVKRQLKGLGVPEQQSRYEFFGPAAALE, encoded by the coding sequence ATGCTCAATGCCGAACAACGTGCAATCATCAAGGCCACCGTTCCCCTGCTGGAAAGCGGCGGTGAAGCGCTGACCACCCACTTCTACAAGATGATGCTCAGCGAGTACCCGCAAGTGCGCCCGCTGTTCAACCAGGCCCACCAGGCCAGCGGTGACCAGCCCCGTGCCCTGGCCAACGGCGTGCTGATGTATGCCCGCCACATCGACCAGCTGGAGCAGCTGGGCGGCCTGGTCGGCCAGATCATCAACAAGCACGTTGCCTTGCAGATTCTGCCGGAGCACTACCCGATCGTCGGCAGCTGCCTGCTGCGTGCCATCGAAGAAGTGCTGGGCAAGGAAATCGCTACCCCCGCCGTGATCGACGCCTGGGGGGCAGCCTATGGTCAGTTGGCCGACATCCTGATCGGCGCGGAAGAGAACCTTTATAAACAGAAGGAAGAAGCCGAAGGCGGCTGGCGCGGTACCCGCGAGTTCCGCCTGGTACGCCGTGAACAGGAAAGCAGCGAAATCGTTTCGTTCTACTTTGCTCCAGTGGACGGCAAGCCGGTGCTCAAGGCCGAGCCTGGCCAGTACATCGGCCTGAAGCTGGACATCGACGGCGCCGAGCAGCGCCGCAACTATTCCCTGTCGGCACTGTGCGACGGCAAGGAATACCGCATCAGCGTCAAGCGCGAGGCGGGTGGCAAGGTCTCCAACTACCTGCACGACGTACTGGCGCTGGGCGATACCCTGCAGCTGTTCCCGCCGGCTGGCGATTTCACCCTGGCGGCGAGCGACAAGCCGCTGGTGCTGATCAGCGGTGGCGTGGGCATCACCCCGACCCTGCCAATGCTGCAGGCGGCACTGCAAACCCAGCGTGAGGTGCATTTCATCCACTGCGCGCGCAACGGCGCCGTGCATGCCTTCCGCGACTGGATCGACGAGCTGGCCGCGCGTCATCCGCAGCTCAAGCGCTTTTACTGCTACGCCGAACCGCAGGGGGGCGCCGCTGCCGATGCCGTCGGCCTGCTGAGCGAGGACCTGCTGGCCGAGTGGCTGCCGCAGGCGCGTGATGTGGATGCCTACTTCCTCGGGCCCAAGGGCTTCATGGCGGCGGTCAAGCGCCAGTTGAAGGGCCTGGGTGTGCCAGAGCAGCAGAGCCGCTACGAGTTCTTCGGGCCGGCGGCTGCGCTGGAGTGA
- the cyoC gene encoding cytochrome o ubiquinol oxidase subunit III: protein MSSQVMHGAAHGHDHGHDDHHHDSGQMTVLGFWLYLMTDCILFASLFATYAVLSGSFAGGPSGHDIFQLDFVAVETLFLLLSSITFGFAMLKMFDGKKAGVLGWLAVTFLFGAGFIAMEIYEFHHLIAEGFGPQRSGFLSGFFALVGTHGLHVTAGLIWMAIMMYQINKHGITPTAKTRMSCLSLFWHFLDVVWICVFTVVYLLGVL from the coding sequence ATGTCCAGTCAAGTAATGCACGGTGCTGCTCATGGTCACGACCATGGGCATGACGACCACCACCACGACTCGGGCCAGATGACCGTACTTGGTTTCTGGCTGTACCTGATGACCGACTGCATCCTGTTTGCGTCGCTCTTCGCCACCTACGCGGTGCTGTCCGGCAGTTTTGCCGGCGGCCCGTCGGGTCATGACATTTTCCAGCTCGATTTCGTAGCTGTTGAAACGCTGTTCCTGCTGCTGTCCTCGATCACCTTCGGCTTCGCCATGCTGAAGATGTTCGATGGCAAGAAAGCGGGCGTACTGGGCTGGTTGGCTGTGACCTTCCTGTTCGGTGCAGGCTTCATCGCGATGGAAATCTACGAATTCCATCACCTGATCGCCGAGGGCTTCGGCCCGCAGCGCAGTGGCTTCCTGTCGGGCTTCTTCGCCCTGGTAGGCACCCACGGTCTGCACGTGACCGCCGGCCTGATCTGGATGGCAATCATGATGTACCAGATCAACAAGCACGGCATCACGCCGACCGCCAAGACCCGCATGAGCTGCCTGAGCCTGTTCTGGCACTTCCTGGACGTGGTCTGGATCTGCGTATTCACCGTCGTCTACCTGCTGGGAGTTCTGTAA
- the cyoE gene encoding heme o synthase yields MSVKHFIQITKPGIIFGNVLSVAGGFFLASKGHVDFALFLAVVIGTSLVVASGCVFNNCIDRDIDHKMERTKNRVMVQGGMSLPLALTYATLLGVAGFSLLYVQANPLSAFCALIGFIVYVGFYSLWLKRKSVHGTLVGSLSGAMPPVIGYCAVSNSFDLAAVTLLVMFSLWQMPHSFAIAIFRFKDYSAANIPVLPVARGVLAAKKQIVLYVLAFVLATLMLTLGGYAGLGYLAVAAAMGLYWLYMAWGGYKAEDDSKWARKVFGFSILTVTALSVMMGVDSQTAADVLMTYAR; encoded by the coding sequence ATGTCCGTTAAGCACTTTATCCAAATCACCAAACCGGGGATCATTTTCGGTAACGTGCTTTCCGTGGCAGGCGGTTTCTTCCTTGCCTCGAAGGGCCATGTGGATTTCGCCCTGTTCCTGGCGGTGGTGATCGGTACTTCGCTGGTGGTAGCGTCCGGATGCGTGTTCAACAACTGCATCGACCGTGACATCGACCACAAGATGGAGCGCACCAAGAACCGCGTCATGGTCCAGGGCGGCATGTCGCTGCCCCTCGCGCTGACCTACGCCACCCTGCTCGGGGTGGCGGGTTTCAGCCTGCTGTATGTCCAGGCCAACCCGCTGTCGGCGTTCTGTGCGCTGATCGGCTTCATCGTCTACGTCGGTTTCTACAGCCTGTGGCTGAAGCGTAAATCGGTGCACGGCACCTTGGTCGGCAGCCTGTCTGGTGCCATGCCTCCGGTGATCGGCTATTGCGCCGTCAGCAACAGCTTCGACCTGGCTGCGGTTACCCTGCTGGTGATGTTCAGCCTGTGGCAGATGCCGCACAGCTTCGCCATCGCCATCTTCCGCTTCAAGGATTACAGCGCTGCCAACATTCCGGTCCTGCCGGTGGCACGTGGTGTCCTCGCGGCGAAGAAGCAGATCGTGCTGTACGTGCTGGCCTTCGTGCTCGCGACCCTTATGCTTACCCTCGGCGGTTACGCCGGCCTCGGCTACCTGGCCGTGGCAGCTGCCATGGGCCTGTACTGGCTGTACATGGCCTGGGGTGGCTACAAGGCCGAGGACGACAGCAAGTGGGCCCGCAAGGTGTTCGGCTTCTCCATCCTCACCGTCACTGCCCTGAGTGTGATGATGGGTGTGGACAGCCAGACTGCCGCGGACGTGCTGATGACATACGCACGCTGA
- the norR gene encoding nitric oxide reductase transcriptional regulator NorR yields MTTKPLLTTLLPLVSDLSRDLPDQERYRRLLQAMRGLLPCDAAALLRLDGEWLVPLAVDGLSPDTLGRRFRVSEHPRFQILLSSPEPTRFASDSGLPDPYDGLVNAPDANLEVHDCMGCPLMVDERPWGLVTLDALTPGQFQSLELGALQAFASLAAATVTVAERIEHLALRAEDEHRRAEIYRQASGQDRELIGQSPAHKRLVEEIRLVGGSDLTVLITGETGVGKELVAQALHQASNRADKPLVSLNCAALPDTLVESELFGHVRGAFTGAHGERRGKFELANGGTLFLDEVGELPLAVQAKLLRVLQSGQLQRLGSDREHRVDVRLIAATNRDLAAEVRTGNFRADFYHRLSVYPLHVPPLRERGRDVLLLAGYFLEQNRSRLGLNSLRLSSEAQAALLAYDWPGNVRELEHLIGRSALKALGQHADRPRILTLAAVDLDLRATTTPGTPPSPAVPLPAAPLCEGGLREAVDDYQRQIIEACLQRHEENWAAAARELGLDRANLSRLARRLGLR; encoded by the coding sequence ATGACCACAAAACCGCTGCTCACCACCCTGCTGCCGCTGGTCAGCGACCTGTCACGCGACCTGCCCGACCAGGAACGCTATCGCCGCCTGCTGCAGGCCATGCGTGGGTTGCTGCCCTGCGATGCCGCCGCGCTGCTGCGCCTGGACGGCGAGTGGCTGGTGCCGCTGGCAGTGGACGGCCTGAGCCCCGATACCTTGGGCCGGCGCTTCCGGGTCAGCGAGCACCCACGTTTCCAGATCCTGCTCAGCAGCCCGGAACCCACCCGCTTCGCCAGCGATTCCGGGCTGCCCGACCCTTACGACGGCCTGGTCAACGCCCCTGATGCCAACCTGGAAGTCCATGATTGCATGGGCTGCCCGTTGATGGTCGACGAGCGCCCTTGGGGCCTGGTAACCCTCGACGCCCTCACCCCGGGGCAGTTCCAGAGCCTGGAGCTGGGCGCCCTGCAGGCCTTCGCCAGCCTGGCCGCTGCCACGGTCACCGTGGCCGAGCGCATCGAACACCTGGCCCTGCGCGCGGAAGACGAACACCGCCGCGCGGAGATCTACCGCCAGGCCAGCGGCCAGGACAGGGAGCTGATTGGCCAGAGCCCTGCACACAAGCGCCTGGTGGAGGAAATCCGCCTGGTCGGTGGCAGCGACCTGACCGTGCTGATCACCGGTGAGACCGGCGTCGGCAAGGAGTTGGTGGCCCAGGCCTTGCACCAGGCCAGCAACCGCGCCGACAAACCATTGGTCAGCCTCAACTGTGCCGCCCTGCCTGACACCCTGGTGGAAAGCGAACTGTTCGGCCATGTGCGCGGCGCCTTCACCGGCGCCCATGGCGAGCGCCGCGGCAAGTTCGAGCTGGCCAATGGCGGCACCCTGTTCCTCGACGAAGTGGGTGAACTGCCGTTGGCGGTGCAGGCCAAGCTCTTGCGCGTACTGCAGAGCGGCCAGTTGCAGCGCCTGGGCTCGGACCGTGAACACCGGGTGGATGTGCGCCTGATCGCCGCCACCAACCGCGACCTGGCAGCAGAAGTACGCACTGGCAACTTCCGCGCCGACTTCTATCACCGCCTCAGCGTGTACCCACTGCATGTGCCACCGTTGCGCGAGCGTGGGCGAGATGTGCTGCTGTTGGCCGGCTACTTCCTCGAACAGAACCGTTCGCGCCTGGGGCTGAACAGCCTGCGCCTGAGCAGCGAGGCCCAGGCCGCGCTGCTGGCCTACGACTGGCCGGGCAACGTGCGTGAACTGGAGCACCTGATCGGTCGCTCGGCGCTCAAGGCACTGGGCCAACATGCCGACCGGCCCCGCATCCTCACCCTGGCGGCCGTCGACCTGGACCTGCGCGCAACGACAACGCCCGGCACCCCGCCCTCCCCTGCCGTGCCCTTGCCGGCGGCACCGCTATGCGAAGGAGGGCTGCGCGAAGCCGTCGACGACTACCAGCGCCAGATTATCGAGGCCTGCCTGCAGCGGCACGAAGAAAACTGGGCAGCGGCTGCCCGGGAGCTGGGGCTGGACCGCGCCAACCTTAGCCGCCTCGCCCGTCGGCTGGGCCTGCGCTGA
- the alaC gene encoding alanine transaminase — MANPGSPRRFARIDRLPPYVFNITAELKMAARRRGEDIIDLSMGNPDGATPPHIVEKLVQVAQREDTHGYSTSRGIPRLRRAISNWYKERYEVDIDPESEAIVTIGSKEGLAHLMLATLDQGDTVLVPNPSYPIHIYGAVIAGAQVRSVPLVPGVDFFNELERAIRESIPKPKMMILGFPSNPTAQCVELDFFERVVALAKQYNVLVVHDLAYADIVYDGWKAPSIMQVPGAKDIAVEFFTLSKSYNMAGWRIGFMVGNPELVSALARIKSYHDYGTFTPLQVAAIAALEGDQQCVRDIAEQYRQRRNLLVKGLHELGWMVENPKASMYVWAKIPPEYAHLGSLEFSKKLLAEAKVCVSPGIGFGDYGDDHVRFALIENQDRIRQAIRGIRQMFRADGLARK, encoded by the coding sequence ATGGCCAACCCAGGTTCGCCGCGCCGCTTTGCGCGCATCGATCGTCTCCCCCCTTACGTCTTCAACATCACTGCCGAACTCAAGATGGCTGCCCGCCGCCGTGGCGAGGACATCATCGACCTGAGCATGGGCAACCCCGATGGCGCCACCCCGCCGCACATCGTCGAGAAGCTGGTGCAGGTCGCCCAGCGTGAAGACACCCACGGCTATTCCACCTCGCGCGGCATCCCGCGCCTGCGTCGGGCCATCTCCAACTGGTACAAGGAACGCTATGAGGTCGACATCGACCCGGAAAGCGAAGCCATCGTCACCATCGGCTCGAAGGAAGGCCTGGCGCACCTGATGCTGGCTACCCTCGACCAGGGCGACACGGTGCTGGTGCCCAACCCCAGCTACCCGATCCATATCTACGGGGCGGTGATCGCCGGTGCCCAGGTGCGTTCGGTACCGCTGGTGCCGGGTGTGGACTTCTTCAACGAGCTCGAGCGGGCCATCCGCGAGTCGATCCCCAAGCCGAAGATGATGATTCTTGGCTTCCCGTCCAACCCCACCGCCCAATGCGTGGAGCTGGACTTCTTCGAGCGTGTGGTGGCTTTGGCCAAGCAATACAACGTGCTGGTGGTGCATGACCTGGCCTACGCCGACATCGTCTACGACGGCTGGAAAGCCCCGTCGATCATGCAGGTGCCAGGGGCCAAGGACATTGCGGTGGAGTTTTTCACCCTGTCCAAGAGCTATAACATGGCTGGCTGGCGAATCGGCTTCATGGTCGGTAACCCCGAGCTGGTCAGCGCCCTGGCGCGGATCAAGAGCTACCACGACTACGGCACCTTCACCCCGCTGCAGGTGGCTGCCATTGCAGCCCTGGAAGGCGATCAGCAGTGCGTGCGCGACATCGCCGAGCAGTACCGCCAGCGCCGCAACCTGCTGGTGAAAGGGCTGCACGAGCTGGGCTGGATGGTCGAGAACCCCAAGGCCTCGATGTACGTCTGGGCGAAGATCCCGCCGGAGTATGCGCACCTGGGTTCGCTGGAGTTTTCCAAGAAGCTGCTGGCCGAGGCCAAGGTGTGCGTGTCGCCGGGGATTGGTTTTGGTGACTATGGCGACGACCATGTGCGCTTTGCCCTGATCGAGAACCAGGACCGAATTCGCCAGGCCATTCGCGGCATCCGCCAGATGTTCCGGGCTGACGGCCTGGCTCGCAAGTAA
- the cyoB gene encoding cytochrome o ubiquinol oxidase subunit I, which translates to MFGKLSLEAIPYHEPIVMVTLAMIALGGIAVVGAITYFRKWTYLWTEWLTTVDHKKIGVMYIIVAMVMLLRGFADAIMMRTQLAAATGGSEGYLPPEHYDQIFTAHGVIMIIFMAMPFFTGLMNLAVPLQIGARDVAFPFLNSLSFYLLLAGVLLVNISLGVGEFAKTGWVAYPPLAGIQYSPGVGVDYYIWALQLSGLGTTLTGVNFLVTVMKMRAPGMKLMDMPIFTWTCTWANVLIVASFPILTAALALLTVDRYLDFHIFTNELGGNPMMYVNLFWAWGHPEVYILILPAFGVFSEVTSTFSGKRLFGHHSMIYASGAIAVLGFAVWLHHFFTMGAGASVNTFFGLATMLISIPTGVKLFNWLFTIYQGRLRFTAPIMWTLGFMITFSIGGMTGVLLAVPGADFVLHNSLFVIAHFHNVIIGGAVFGYIAGFAYWFPKAFGFTLNEKWGKAAFWFWISGFYVAFMPLYALGFMGMTRRLNHSDNPLWEPYLYVAVVGAVLILFGIACQLIQLYVSVRDRNQNLDVTGDPWGGRTLEWSTSSPPPFYNFAHMPEKVGLDAWHEAKEAGVAYKPAAKYEAIHMPSNTSTGLFMGLFLTVFGFAFIWHIWWLVGASLVATIAVFVRHAARDDQGYMVPAEEVARIEGERMKALAKAGALPAGARVESFERV; encoded by the coding sequence ATGTTCGGTAAACTAAGCCTGGAGGCGATACCCTATCACGAGCCGATAGTCATGGTGACACTTGCCATGATTGCGCTCGGTGGTATCGCTGTCGTCGGTGCTATCACCTACTTCCGCAAGTGGACCTACTTGTGGACCGAGTGGTTGACGACTGTCGACCACAAGAAAATCGGGGTGATGTACATCATCGTCGCGATGGTCATGCTGCTGCGCGGCTTTGCCGACGCCATCATGATGCGTACCCAGCTGGCTGCCGCTACCGGTGGCTCCGAAGGCTACCTGCCGCCTGAACACTATGACCAGATCTTCACCGCTCACGGTGTGATCATGATCATCTTCATGGCGATGCCGTTCTTCACCGGCCTGATGAACCTGGCGGTTCCTCTGCAGATCGGTGCACGTGACGTTGCCTTCCCGTTCCTGAACTCCCTGAGCTTCTACCTGTTGCTGGCAGGCGTGCTGCTGGTCAACATCTCGCTGGGCGTTGGTGAATTCGCCAAGACCGGCTGGGTTGCCTATCCGCCGCTCGCGGGCATTCAGTACAGCCCTGGGGTGGGTGTCGACTACTACATCTGGGCGCTACAGCTATCCGGACTGGGTACGACGCTGACCGGCGTGAACTTCCTCGTCACCGTGATGAAGATGCGCGCACCTGGCATGAAGCTGATGGACATGCCGATCTTCACCTGGACCTGCACCTGGGCCAACGTGCTGATCGTGGCTTCGTTCCCGATCCTGACCGCTGCACTCGCACTGCTGACTGTTGACCGTTATCTGGACTTCCACATCTTCACCAACGAGCTTGGTGGGAACCCGATGATGTACGTCAACCTGTTCTGGGCGTGGGGTCACCCTGAGGTGTACATCCTGATCCTGCCGGCCTTCGGTGTGTTCTCGGAAGTCACTTCTACCTTCTCCGGCAAGCGTCTGTTCGGCCACCACTCGATGATCTACGCATCGGGCGCCATCGCCGTGCTGGGCTTCGCTGTATGGCTGCACCACTTCTTCACCATGGGTGCCGGCGCCAGCGTCAACACCTTCTTCGGCCTGGCGACGATGCTGATCTCCATTCCGACCGGTGTGAAGCTGTTCAACTGGCTGTTCACCATCTACCAGGGCCGTCTGCGCTTCACCGCGCCGATCATGTGGACCCTGGGCTTCATGATCACCTTCTCCATCGGTGGCATGACTGGCGTTCTGCTGGCTGTACCAGGTGCTGACTTCGTACTGCACAACAGCCTGTTCGTAATTGCTCACTTCCACAACGTGATCATCGGTGGTGCGGTATTCGGCTACATCGCCGGCTTCGCCTACTGGTTCCCGAAAGCCTTCGGTTTCACCCTGAACGAGAAGTGGGGCAAAGCTGCCTTCTGGTTCTGGATCTCGGGCTTCTACGTAGCGTTCATGCCGCTGTACGCCCTGGGCTTCATGGGCATGACCCGTCGTCTGAACCACTCCGACAACCCACTGTGGGAACCCTACCTGTACGTAGCCGTTGTCGGCGCCGTGCTGATCCTGTTCGGTATCGCCTGCCAGCTGATCCAGCTGTACGTATCGGTTCGCGACCGCAACCAGAACCTGGACGTGACCGGCGACCCATGGGGCGGCCGTACCCTGGAATGGTCGACTTCGTCGCCACCTCCGTTCTACAACTTCGCCCACATGCCTGAGAAGGTTGGCCTGGATGCCTGGCACGAAGCCAAGGAAGCCGGCGTTGCCTACAAGCCTGCGGCCAAGTACGAAGCGATCCACATGCCGAGCAACACCTCTACCGGTTTGTTCATGGGCCTGTTCCTGACCGTCTTCGGCTTCGCCTTCATCTGGCACATCTGGTGGCTGGTTGGCGCGAGCCTGGTTGCAACCATCGCTGTCTTCGTTCGCCACGCTGCGCGTGACGACCAGGGCTACATGGTTCCGGCCGAAGAAGTGGCGCGCATCGAAGGCGAGCGCATGAAAGCGCTGGCCAAAGCAGGTGCTCTGCCTGCCGGCGCACGTGTCGAATCGTTTGAGCGGGTGTAA
- a CDS encoding transposase, protein MQERKTYTREFKQRAASMVLDDNCSIPDVCASMDVGPTALRRWVDQVRKERQKGQPVAGTKAISDEQRELQQLRAKIKRLEAEAEILKKATALLMSDPDRFS, encoded by the coding sequence ATGCAAGAACGAAAGACCTACACCCGCGAGTTCAAGCAACGTGCTGCAAGCATGGTTCTTGATGACAACTGCTCGATTCCCGACGTCTGCGCCTCAATGGACGTCGGCCCTACGGCTCTGCGCCGGTGGGTTGATCAGGTGCGCAAAGAGCGTCAAAAAGGCCAGCCAGTAGCCGGTACCAAGGCGATCAGCGACGAACAGCGAGAACTCCAACAACTGCGGGCCAAGATCAAGCGCCTGGAGGCCGAGGCTGAAATCTTAAAAAAGGCTACAGCTCTCTTGATGTCGGATCCCGATCGTTTTTCCTGA